From a region of the Anoplopoma fimbria isolate UVic2021 breed Golden Eagle Sablefish chromosome 16, Afim_UVic_2022, whole genome shotgun sequence genome:
- the pms1 gene encoding PMS1 protein homolog 1: protein MKQLPPDTVRLLSSSQVITSVVNVVKELMENSLDAGSSNIDVKLENYGLDRIEVRDNGHGIKAEDTPVMAVTHFTSKICSNEDLERLETYGFRGEALGSICSMAEVAVITKTEEDDISTQYTLNFTGGIVSQKPSHLGQGTTVSALKLFKNIPVRRQYYSSTKKCKEELKKIQDLLMAYAIIKPDLRLTLIHNKVVVWQKAMVADHRSALLATLGASTVANLLPCHHHQEQPEIVLEGFFPKPGADYSSTSSSNPDKTFIFVNNRPVHQKDIMKLLRQHYTAQYPDDPVRNRYPTAMLKITVPPSTVDVNLTPDKTQVLLHNKDAVLTAVDALLVSLYGYRSDGDPPAEKQLSHETSPSTPSTLETDASRPDDEQSVERDDSLTNFLNNAPEHGDSALSTAISTDASLDRRASNGSSSSSVAEDWFVNQFPAGLLYDDETAQSCPKIAGTGSAERLEDNAVSAANSNKKQISAEDWSRGTALTDPVSREPLQPVKIHQPSKSSHFDTDEIKSQSSSNKKMLNAITEKRAALTAYDLISNRATRAPLSPAALFEKEARVQVLREKPSASLQDISDAVHERWKNLREEDRKKYEEKAKKHMEHHDQRTKLASAEGPRETSVSNPRGQAQGQKRKAPLSNQQLLDQLFSAQPQKKTRNPAPKPSQLLPCSVAALRLQLQRLSSQSSAVPRGLRLVNRLASQSAWVILYGQRLMLLNPFRVEETLLFKRLLENNILPAVSLQNPIQLTDGSLGGAEYTEALCNMEKQSPELNGGALFSDPRLVANGFKIKLTPGLTSAERHLEVTAMADCVPFLGVEDLREILTAVLHREARTVQECRPLKVTNYLQGEAVRLARQLPTNLSREDVEETLRRMDQQLGESNQTCIHGRPFLQHLSDIPSTDQEAKALLRPLEL from the exons ATGAAGCAGCTGCCTCCGGATACTGTTCGGCTGTTGTCCAGCTCCCAGGTCATCACCTCTGTAGTGAACGTTGTGAAAGAACTGATGGAAAATTCCCTGGATGCTGGGTCTTCGAACATTGACGTTAAACTG GAGAACTACGGTTTGGACCGAATAGAAGTGCGTGACAACGGCCATGGAATCAAAGCTGAAGATACTCCTGTTATGGCCGTGACACACTTCACTTCAAAGATCTGTAGCAATGAGGACCTGGAGCGACTGGAGACATACGGCTTCAGAGGAGAGGCGCTGGGCTCCATCTGTTCTATGGCCGAG GTCGCTGTCATcacaaagacagaggaggatgaCATCAGCACCCAGTACACGCTTAACTTCACAGGGGGGATTGTCTCTCAGAAGCCGTCTCACTTAGGTCAAG GCACAACAGTGAGTGCACTCAAGCTTTTCAAGAACATTCCAGTGAGACGGCAATACTACTCCTCTACCAAGAAGTGCAAGGAGGAACTGAAGAAAATACAGGACCTGCTGATGGCCTACGCCATTATAAAACCGGACTTGAGGCTCACACTCATTCACAATAAG GTGGTGGTTTGGCAGAAGGCCATGGTGGCCGATCACAGAAGTGCCCTCCTTGCTACTCTGGGGGCCAGCACCGTTGCCAACCTGCTACCTTGCCACCATCACCAAGAGCAACCAGAG aTTGTTTTAGAAGGCTTTTTTCCAAAACCCGGAGCGGACTACTCTTCTACAAGCTCATCTAACCctgacaaaacatttatatttgtcaACAACCGGCCTGTCCACCAAAAGGATATAATGAAG TTGCTACGTCAACACTACACTGCCCAGTATCCGGATGACCCAGTCCGAAACCGCTATCCCACCGCCATGCTTAAAATTACGGTTCCACCATCCACAGTCGATGTCAATCTGACGCCGGACAAGACCCAGGTTCTTCTTCATAACAAG GACGCTGTGCTGACTGCAGTAGATGCATTGCTGGTTTCTCTCTATGGCTATCGGTCCGATGGTGACCCCCCAGCTGAGAAACAGCTCAGCCATGAGACATCCCCATCAACACCTAGTACTTTGGAGACTGATGCTTCACGACCGGACGATGAACAAAGTGTAGAGAGGGATGACAGTCTCACCAACTTCCTCAACAATGCACCTGAACACGGTGACTCTGCTCTGTCAACAGCAATAAGCACTGATGCTTCACTAGACCGCCGGGCCTCAAACGGCAGCTCTTCATCCTCCGTAGCAGAGGACTGGTTTGTCAACCAGTTCCCAGCCGGGCTTCTCTATGACGATGAGACCGCTCAGAGCTGCCCTAAGATAGCAGGAACGGGTTCAGCAGAGAGACTAGAGGACAATGCTGTGTCAGCCGCAaactcaaacaaaaaacagatatcAGCTGAAGACTGGAGCCGGGGGACGGCTTTGACCGACCCTGTATCGCGAGAGCCCCTGCAGCCCGTCAAAATCCATCAACCTTCAAAGAGCAGTCATTTTGACACCGATGAGATCAAGAGTCAGAGCAGCTCAAACAAAAAGATGCTCAACGCCATAACAGAGAAGCGGGCTGCGCTGACGGCCTACGACCTGATCAGCAACCGTGCCACGAGGGCACCGCTGTCTCCCGCCGCCTTGTTCGAGAAGGAGGCCAGAGTACAGGTCCTCAGGGAGAAACCCTCAGCCAGCCTGCAGGATATCAGCGACGCCGTTCACGAGAGGTGGAAAAATCTGAGGGAGGAAGACCGTAAGAA GTATGAGGagaaggcaaaaaaacacatggaacaCCACGACCAAAGGACCAAGTTGGCCTCAGCTGAAGGCCCCAGAGAGACGAGTGTGAGCAACCCAAGGGGCCAAGCACAGGGCCAGAAACGCAAGGCCCCACTGTCCAACCAGCAGCTGCTGGACCAGCTCTTCTCTGCACAGCCCCAAAAGAAGACGAGGAATCCTGCACCTAAGCCTTCGCAGCTCCTTCCCTGCAGCGTAGCTGCCCTTCGGCTGCAGCTTCAGCGCCTTTCATCCCAGAGCAGCGCAGTGCCACGGGGCCTCCGTCTTGTAAACCGACTGGCCTCTCAGAGCGCCTGGGTCATTTTATACGGTCAGAGGCTCATGTTGTTAAACCCATTTCGAGTGGAGGAGACCTTGCTGTTTAAGAGACTCCTAGAGAATAATATACTTCCAGCAGTGAGTCTCCAGAACCCTATACAGTTAACAGATGG aaGTCTAGGGGGGGCTGAATATACTGAGGCTTTGTGCAACATGGAGAAACAAAGCCCTGAGCTAAACGGAGGGGCCCTCTTCTCTGATCCCAGGCTTGTGGCTAATGGGTTTAAAATCAAACTCACTCCAG GCCTCACGTCAGCAGAGAGACATCTGGAAGTGACAGCCATGGCAGACTGCGTGCCTTTCCTCGGTGTGGAGGACCTCAGGGAGATCCTGACAGCAGTTCTTCACAGGGAGGCCCGGACAGTGCAAGAGTGCCGGCCACTTAAAGTCACAAACTACCTGCAA GGTGAAGCAGTAAGACTTGCTCGTCAGTTACCTACAAATTTATCCAGGGAAGATGTGGAGGAAACCCTTCGACGGATGGATCAGCAGCTCGGTGAGAGCAACCAGACCTGCATCCACGGTCGACCATTTCTCCAACACCTGTCGGACATTCCTTCTACAGACCAGGAAGCTAAAGCTCTGCTGAGGCCTTTAGAGCTGTAA